The Alphaproteobacteria bacterium sequence TGTAAGACGGTTACCATAAAAAACATTTAGCGCAATACCAAGACCTGCACATAATCCTAATAAAATACCTTCCCAAGCAAGGCCTGTAAATTCTGTGCCGATAGTGAGCACAAGCCCTAAAAAAGCAGCAATTAAACACCCAATTTTTACTTTATCAATAGTCTCTTCTTTCGTTATAAAGGCTAAAAGAACAATCCAAAAAGGAAAAGTGAATAATAAAAGCGTTACAAGGCCTGCAGGAATAAATTTGACTGCAGCAACATAAAGAAATGAAATAGCGAAAATGGTCAGACCTAAAATAAAAGCCATTATCACTTGTTTCATTGTCGGTTTTGTTGTTGGACGTCGCCAAAAATACACACCTAACAAAATAATCGTTGCCACAAAAAAACGAACAATTAAAAATGAAAGCGTATCACCACCTTCTTGAAAGTGAAGCTTCCCTAAAGTTGGATTTGTGCCATAAAAAAGCCCCGAAAGAAGAACAAGAAGAATCCCAAGACCCTGATTTTTTTGAAGCGTTTCCATATGAAGATCCTGACCCTATTTTTGAAATATCAAAATTATAGAAGCCTTATTTTCTTTTAGCAAGGGGCAGCAATAAAGCATTCATGAGAAGACATAAATCCTCGTAGGCAACTCGTATTGACATTTTGTATATAGTACATTAAATTTTACAGTTAGTTGAAACATACTGATTACAAAAAGTTTTCAATTGCAATAACTATACAGTAATTTTTATATTAAGGAAAAATTTAAATGCTAACACAAAAATTTAAGTCTATGTGTTTTATTTGTATGTTTACTTTATTTTCCACACATCTCGCTTTTTGCGTTGAAATACAAAATCGTCGTGAATACATCAGCTTAGATGAATTATCTCAATCTAACGCTAAAATTTTAGAAGTTTTTGTCGAAAATAATAGCAGTCAAAATGTGCTTGAATTAAAAGATGGTGTTGTTCTTAATGAAGGCATTATTTTAACTTCAGACGGCAAAACACTTAAAGATGTTCAAACCTCTTTAAGACCTCAATCTGCTGTTTTCAAGGACAATTTTGATATTAATAATGAAGAACTAATTGTACATTTTAAAGGAAGACTTGTTAGTATTTCCTCACCCGGCAGTGAAAATTGGTATCATTGGTTATTACAAATTCTTTCAAGACTTTATATTGTACAAGAATCAAAAATAAGTTTTGATAAAATTTATATTAACAATTGTCAGGCCCCATGGCAAATTTCTTCATTAAATATTGTTCTAGAGAAGCTAGGTATACCAAAAAATAAAATTTTAACCATCAATAATGATACTACGGTTGTTAAAGCTGATACTTTAATTATTCCTTCAATACCCTTTATTCCTTGTAAAGGACCCAAAGTACGTTTACCTGAATGGCTTAAAAAGAAACTAAATGAAACTTTCCTTGATTCATCAAAAGCAACAATTGCACCATTTGAAAGAATTTATATTTCACGCTCAAAAGCAAAAAGTCGTAAAATTACGAATGAATCAAATCTAATTGATCAACTTGAGCAACATAATTTTAAAGTTATTTTTCTTGAAGATTTATCTCCTTTTGATCAAGCACATATTTTTAATAATGCAAAAATCATTGTGGGCCCTCATGGTTCTGGTTTTACAAATTTAATCTTCAGCAAACAAAAAACCAAAATTATTGAAATAGATCACGGATCAATCAATGAGGATGAACAACGAAGTTTTTTTAAGCGTTTAAGTACATTAATGGGATGTGATTATCACCCTTTTTATGTTGACAAAACAAGTGAAGATCACTTTGAGGACGATATGATTGTTAATATACCTCAATTTATTGAATATATTAATCAAGTTATAAGTAATAGTTAATATATAAAAAGTTAAAAATTCTGTTGCTGGCGCTGGAATTGTGACAGCCGTTTATTAATTTAAATTAAAGCAGGGTAATCACCCTGCTTTTTTTATGCTTGAATTTGAAATCAAATTCGATTACAAATCATCACAGAACGGTTCCCCTTTAGGGGTGAATAGGGAATAAGGGATTTTAACCTTAGCTGCTCTCGCAACTGTAAATGTCGAGTTTCATACAATAGTTTTTTTTAAGATCACGTAGATTTAAATTGAACTAATAGCCACTGTGAAAACGGGAAGGCGTATAAAATGATGACGCATAGCCAGGAGACCTGCCATTCAAGCGTCCGATTGATTTCTAAGCGAGATGATTAGAAAGGCGAGTGATACTCAATTATTCAAAAGAAACTGAGTGTTTTTTCGTTTTCAGACGTGATTAATCACAATGAAAATGAAAGGACGCCACAATGCGTAAGCCTATATTATTGCTTATATCTTTATGTTCTATTATCCCCAATCTTTCAGCTGAAATTATTACTTCATTAGGAACATTTCCTGTAACAGCGACCATTACTTCAAAAAAAGAACTTAAAGGCAAAAATTTTCAAGAAATCAATCATAAAAAAATTGAAGAAACGAACAAAAATGATCTTTCTTCTTTACTAAAATCCGATGCACAATTTGCTATTAAACAAGCTGGTGGCATAGGTGCACCAACTTATATCGAAATACGTGGGTTAAAACATCGTTATGGAAGCGTTTTTTACAATGGCATAAACCTTAATGATCCTAGTGCACTCGATAACGCTTCATGGATTGACGGATTCTTGCTTGATGATATTGAAAAAGTTCAGATCATTAAGGGCCCTCATTTTATAAAAAGCCCTGATCCTGTTTTAAGCGGTGGGATCATTCTTGAAAAAGCGAAACCTAAAATGGGATGGCACTTAAAAACGCGTGAAGATTTTGGCTCCCATGGTTTAGCGCACCAACATTTAACAACTTCTTATGCAGATACCAAT is a genomic window containing:
- a CDS encoding DMT family transporter, whose product is METLQKNQGLGILLVLLSGLFYGTNPTLGKLHFQEGGDTLSFLIVRFFVATIILLGVYFWRRPTTKPTMKQVIMAFILGLTIFAISFLYVAAVKFIPAGLVTLLLFTFPFWIVLLAFITKEETIDKVKIGCLIAAFLGLVLTIGTEFTGLAWEGILLGLCAGLGIALNVFYGNRLTKNMDNQTFTLLMMISCAIVCFPVMLVDTPTFPHSFLGWSNVFLAAILFSGGLFCFFAGMIHLGPIKASLYNNIEPVFSIILAYLILNEKMAFYQYIGAGLVIVSIFAIQIIKPKVQL
- a CDS encoding glycosyltransferase 61 family protein, which translates into the protein MLTQKFKSMCFICMFTLFSTHLAFCVEIQNRREYISLDELSQSNAKILEVFVENNSSQNVLELKDGVVLNEGIILTSDGKTLKDVQTSLRPQSAVFKDNFDINNEELIVHFKGRLVSISSPGSENWYHWLLQILSRLYIVQESKISFDKIYINNCQAPWQISSLNIVLEKLGIPKNKILTINNDTTVVKADTLIIPSIPFIPCKGPKVRLPEWLKKKLNETFLDSSKATIAPFERIYISRSKAKSRKITNESNLIDQLEQHNFKVIFLEDLSPFDQAHIFNNAKIIVGPHGSGFTNLIFSKQKTKIIEIDHGSINEDEQRSFFKRLSTLMGCDYHPFYVDKTSEDHFEDDMIVNIPQFIEYINQVISNS